GTGATTCATGCGAAGACTAGAAAAGAAcatgataaattatttgtagAAGCGATGAAATTGTTAGAACGGAATAATATGCGGATAAATTCAAAGAAAATTCAGTAAGACCAAAAGGAAGTCAAGTTATTGGGAGTTACATTAAACGGAGATGATATGATTCCGTCTGAAATCAAGAAAAACGAAGCACTAGAGTTTCCAACGCCGCAGAATGTGTTTGACATCGAAGATTTTTAGGACTGAGTGGATGGTTTCGAGGATTTATTAAGAATTATGCGGAGAAGACATTATATATGACTGAATGTTTGAAAGGTAAATGTAAAGTATTGAATTGGACTGATGACTTAAATAAAGAGTTCGAAAATATGAAGGAAACGTTAAGAAGTATGAGTAAGTTGAAAATTGTAAACTATGACaaggaatttttattaagaacTGACGCGAGCAATATATGAATGGGCGCAGTACTCATCAGAAGAATGATAAAGAAGAGTGGGTGCCAGTACAATGGGCATCGAAGAAATTCACCCCGACGGAAACTAGATATGGTATAAGTGAAAAGGAAATGTATGCCATATATCGGggaataaagaaatttgagTATGAGTTAAGAGGacgaaaatttaaaatagaaaCGGATCATAAAGCATTGGCGGAAATAAGAAGAAAGCCgtgttttaataataatagaaTTAATCGATGGATTGAGAAGATCCAAGAATTTGACTTTGAAATAGATAACAGGAAACCAGAACATATGGTCGTGGCGGATGCTTTAAGTAGGATACACGAGGAGGTTGATCCaagaaaagaaatgataaaaaaaagaagtgaGCGTCAAATTGAAGGTAAATGGTTGAAGCACGTCGAGACGATAGACGGTAAAGAATACTGGAATTTTGATTCGGGGAGGAAAGCATTGATtcctaaaataaaagaaagaaatgaGCTTATGAGACGTTATCATGAAGAGCATGGACACAGAGGACTAGGAAGCATGTATTATGCCATGAAGTTTGATTATTATTGGCCAGgaataaaagaagatatagggaaaatgataaaaaggTGCGAGGAGTGTCAAATTTACAATAGGAAAAAGTCTGGAGGATGTGATTTTGTTGCTACAAGCAGgtatttagaaaaagtaGCGTTAGATTTAATTGATTTTAGAGATAAGGGCAAATATGTATTAGTTGCGATAGATTATTATACGAGGATAGCGTGGGGATGTGTATTATACGATAAGAAGAGATCCTCTGTGGCCCAGTTTATTGAGAACTTATGTAGAAATGGCAGGAGGCCGAAGGAAATAATAACGGATAATGGAAAGGAATTTGATAATGTTGACTTTAAGGATTTGTGTAGAAAATTGGATATTACCCATAATAGGGCGAGTGTCGAGTCTCATAGAAGCAATGGTGGAGTTGAAAGAGTTATAGGAACGCTTAGAGAtctaatattgaaaatgagTAAAGAGACGGCGAGTTTTGAAGACATAGTGATGgaaagttttaaaatttattataatagtTACCATGAAGGTATAAGAAGTACTCCCAATGAAGCGGTAAAAGACAATACGGGAAAAGTGATGATATTAAATGGACCAGAAGGAGACTACAGTAAAAGATTTGTTAGAAGATATAGAGAGCGGTTTATTGAAGGACAACTAGTAAGGATAGCTAAGAAAGAAAACATCAAAGGATGtaataaatatcaaaagGGAAGGTTTTTAGACGAAGGTATTATAATGGTGATATGCCCTGGGACTCGTATGTTGTGAAGCTATCTAATGGGCGATATGTTAAAAAGAGACATTATGACTTGAAAAATCTGCTTGGGGTTAATGGTGATGTAGGAGACTAACCGTCTTGGAGAGGGgatgttatatattcttatattttagatCCCCAATtatgaagaaataaatacataaaatatgaaattagatttttgataaatggttttagttttttatgcCTAAATTAAGCCCATTaagaacataaaaatgTGCTGATCGTcttataaatctttaaCCTTCTAAGTTATATGTATatgtatttaatattatttttattaattaatgGGTGTAGGTACCCGTAAATTCGCCAAAAGTTCAATAATGGTTGTTTCGCCAAAAATTTTGcccataaaatttttccttttttcgCCGAAAATCTAcccttaaaaaaatgaacgacaactttgaaatttttaccGGTCAACGTGGAGGACGAAATCTTATCTATGAAGATCAGATATACACTTTAGACTACAATAAGGACAATACTAGGAGATGTAGGTGCAGTAATAGGTCTTGTAGAGGTGCCATTACAATGAATGAATAAAACGAAATCgttaaaaaagttataaatTCACATGAACCAGTACCTGAGAAATGCATGTTTAAAAGAactatcaaaaaaataaaagaacaAGTTGCTTTAAT
The DNA window shown above is from Vairimorpha necatrix chromosome 7, complete sequence and carries:
- a CDS encoding integrase-like, catalytic domain-containing protein, which translates into the protein MSDYDFEKNVKKEIFDLGTDELKEFMVKNIKIGDHWKVMETKLEELVKVQEEKDMRLRMIEEVTKMVAEEIRNISREERIFEKRRTMRCYNCSRMGHKSQMCYYRYRNVKNKDECESIKEEGSSSCGERTYRNTWDAKRQKKQEWKTRNKRCYDEVEKNGLTLEDMRKRFRNVIDNEEEKIRYCKIEKCRIRTEEGKKVVRKGQQVPQAHKEELRKYIQRLETRNVIRRSTSEWRNPIKALIKPDGSIRLVSNLMALNDLVEKDPYELVNIRDIIRNTQGSKFFSVIGLKEAFYGIEIEEQDKHKAAFEYDKIVYEWNSMVMGFKNSPQIMQRIMNKIFEKHLGGKIEVYMDDIVIHAKTRKEHDKLFVEAMKLLERNNMRINSKKIQFLGLSGWFRGFIKNYAEKTLYMTECLKGKCKVLNWTDDLNKEFENMKETLRSMSKLKIQYMNGRSTHQKNDKEEWVPVQWASKKFTPTETRYGISEKEMYAIYRGIKKFEYELRGRKFKIETDHKALAEIRRKPCFNNNRINRWIEKIQEFDFEIDNRKPEHMVVADALSRIHEEVDPRKEMIKKRSERQIEGKWLKHVETIDGKEYWNFDSGRKALIPKIKERNELMRRYHEEHGHRGLGSMYYAMKFDYYWPGIKEDIGKMIKRCEECQIYNRKKSGGCDFVATSRYLEKVALDLIDFRDKGKYVLVAIDYYTRIAWGCVLYDKKRSSVAQFIENLCRNGRRPKEIITDNGKEFDNVDFKDLCRKLDITHNRASVESHRSNGGVERVIGTLRDLILKMSKETASFEDIVMESFKIYYNSYHEGIRSTPNEAVKDNTGKVMILNGPEGDYSKRFVRRYRERFIEGQLVRIAKKENIKGCNKYQKGRFLDEGIIMVICPGTRMLSYSRAFDKCKKLVTMNVENFVTDFERGLGNGGHRKFKNDSNYNLVFKKILRLAFVPRRDVPVFYEDIKKFIQDNSITTTANFQLYFENNCLVSHVTREDNGGRAVANINFWNVFDSLKNEIPRTSNNAER